ctgccctgtcctagtggGTTGCTATGCATCGGCATCAACCCGACAGCAGggaggttggtttggtttgggggggtgTGACTTGCAGATGGGACCACCTGGCgcactgaaaatgaagaggagggACCTGCTGATGGACAAGGAGCAAGAGCCACAGCCTTCGGGATGGCTGACCCGTCAACATATCTCAACACAAAGTCCAACAAAAAGCCACCACTGTTGAGTCACCAGAGACTCTTAGTGACTCTGTAGAGCACAGCAGGAGCACCCCATTGGTTCCCAGGCCACACAGCTTTAtagaagacatctttgtcccacggGGTGGCAGGCAGGTTTGAACTCTTTACCCAGAGCTCCTCCCTCCACACGAAGACAAGTCTTTGCCAGTGGATGTCGGTGCAGCCTGGACTGAGGTGGTAGAGGGAATTTCGGAGGATTCTCTTTGGCTCCTTGGTCCCGGCccgtggaagcagcggtcaaggaaTCGAAAGGACCCATTCCATCGGGCACAGCCACAAAAGAACTCTTTAATGTGAGCCAAGGCTAAGATGCTGGAGGACTAagccgtgcctgacccaagccttggcgtTTTCCGTCATCTCCTATTTGCATGATAGCCAGACAATGAATAAAGGGGGCAGAAGAATCGAGGCCTTAGAATGACGTTAGGGAAGAATCCTGAAGGCGCGTGGACTGCTGGGGAAGAACAGGGACCTGTCTTGGCAGGTGCTAGCACAGCCAGAAGGGGGAAATCAAGCCCCCGTGAGAGGGACTgacagtggctgtgacagtgggctCTCACACAGCGCTGGCCGTGTGAGGGCACTGGTTCATGGACAGCGTCACcacgagttggaaccaactagacagcgcctaacaacaatgacaacattatgtttaaggagccctggggggggcAGTGGTTAAGTTCTCAGCTGCAAACtggaaggtcggtggttcgaatctaccagctgctccacaaagacctgacctggtggtctgcttctggcaGGATGAGAGCCGAGGACACCGCGGCTCAATGTGccggcacacaggacctgggaacTATGTTCAGGGACCTAGCTAGTACGTCCCAGGGGCCCCTGCGGATGTTTGGGAGACTGGAAGCAGACCTGGGATGGAgcagggaaggaaagaaaaggagggCGGGAGggaacaaacagggaaagccactcTTAGGGAGTCTCTTGAGCGCCTTTCAAGAGTGTGGTGCTTCAGCACCTCTGTGCACAGGCCCAGGGGCATGACAGCAAGAATCAGACTGGTGTTTTCTGAGCCCTGGTACTAGGGCAGAGGAGGCCTGGCCACATCTAGCCAGGTGACGGGTTTGCAAGCCAAGTGAGCGGCTTCTCTCCAAGTCTCCGCTTCCTCTTCCGTAAACGAGTGCCTCCAGCAGAGGTGTGGTCCTCCGTCCCCTCCGGATCGGGGTCTTGGTCACTATTAGATGCGGACAGCAGTGATGGTTGTGGGGCCCTTGATCCAGACCAGGCTGCCCGCTAAGTGTTAGACGAGTGGGCGGgggaagggggcttcaaagagttggtGGGGGAATTCCACTTTCTTTAATTAGTGTGTTTTCCCCATGGACACTTCCAAAGCCCCCTcatccacaggagttcacccGAGCCAATGGATTTGACAGGTGACCTGTTCCTCAAAGGATTGCTCCCTTAGAAGAGCACCCACCACTTTcgggagcagcggttctcaacctgtgggtcgcaggcccctttgggggtcaaatgccctttcacaggggtcgcccgttcatcacagtagcaaaatgacagtgatgaagtagcaacgaaaatcatttgatggttggggggtccccacagcatgaggaactgtatgaaagggccgcggcattgggaaggtggaggaacccCTGCTCGGGAGGTGAATGCCAGCCTGCCCTTTCCTTCACACCGTTGTTTTAAAAGTGGGGCGCTGACTGCTCTTTCCCAGATGGGGAGGCACCTCAGAGGGTTGTACGCAGGTTTACAAAGACCCCCATAAAGAAGTGGCCATTGCTGTGGATgccatgggggggaggggggtcctcCCTGTGAACACCCAGTCAGAGGCTGTAATTTCTGCCCTGCCCCTACAGCCCTCATTGGCCCTTCAGGGTGTCTGTTGCATCTCCCACCACTAATTATGAGAGGCTAATGAGCACTTCCTGTTGGGATCCGAGAAGAAAGGGGCTTGGGACCAGAGTGGTgagaacagccccccccccccaccaaggagCACAGCTTCCTCCCCTGGGGAGGAAGGCAGCTAGCAGGCTTTGGCTTTGAGCTCCCTGGAGTGGAGTAGCAAGGGCTTGGGGGGCCCCCTGAGTTGGGAACACTCACCAGCCATGTTTGGGTGTCCGGGCTGAGGCAATCTCACGGCCTTTGCTCTTGCCTTGAATATATTCCCTCCGTATGAGTCAAGGACCCAGCGGGCATGAGTCGCCAGTGGGCATGAGGTCCACCTCCAGTTGATTCCTTGTGCTTGAGTGGGGGATTGTCCCTACATGACCCTGGCCTGTGGGGACACTGGGAGGCTCAGAACCCGGGCTTCACCCACTGTGGTTTTGGAAGGACCTGGGCCTGGTGGGTCCTGGTAGCTTCTGATAGGGTGGGTGCCTGGAGAGTTGAAATTTTACACAAAACCTTTTGATGTGGTCACCAAATGTCGGCAGGGCACCACACCAGCCAAACACAACACCCTGGCCCACTAATGTGCGCTGCCCACCCAGAAATGGGAAGTGCCACAAAGGTGGGGCCTTGAGGCccgggtcccttagccttagggacccTGCAGACATGGCATGCAGACTGGAAGGGCCCAGTTACTAGGGAGACGCCACAGCTGGGGTGACCAGCACCCATAAGGCAGAGGAGAGCAGCCTAGGGCCTGGCCACCGCCTCATGCTGCCCGTCTGTGTCCTAGTGTATACTGCCGGCAAAGCAGCCACCTCCGGTGTCCCAAGCATCTACGCCTCGAGCACCTATGCCCACCTCTCCCCTGCCAAGACACCACCACCTGCTGCCATGATCCCCATGGGCCCCCTGTACAACGGCTACCATGCAGGGCATCCTGCAGATTTTGACCGGAACAGCTCAGGTGAGGCCTGGGGGAGCCAGGGGCGGCTGGGGTCAAGGTTGGGCTGGGAAGCAATAGGAGTTATGGATTTGGTGGGCAGCCACTGATGGCCAATCTCTCCCAGTTGGTGGCCACAGCTCCCAGATGCCCCTGCTTCGTGACACGGACAGCAGTGTGACCTCTGGTGAGAACGAATCCTTGCGAGTTCCTGGGTACCTGCCTGGCGGGGTTGGGCGGGATCAGCTCGCACCCTCCCAAAGAGGCCAGCTTGTCACCTCTATCGACCGCCTGCCCCTAGATGTCCGGAGTGGCTACCGGATCCAGGCCAATCAGCAGGATGACTCCATGCGTGTCCTGTACTACATGGAGAAAGAGCTGGCCAACTTTGACCCTTCCAGACGCATCCCCCCCGGCGGCCGTGTGGAACGGGGTGAGCTGCACcctggggtggaagggggggCAATACCCCACATATTAaagctggggctgaggctaggCCTGAAGGCCCCAGGTACTCCtgattggggcggggggggggggggggggccttacATCTGCCCTCAGGAGTCTGCAATGTCCCCCTACTAGGGAGGCTTTCCTACTGAGTTAAGATGGGTTAAGAGGGCGTCCCCCAGTGCCACAGTGAGAAGTGGACAAGAGCGTGCATGTCAGATGACAAATCTAGGGTCCTCTAAGAGTCCCGCGCCACATGGGTGGCACACGGTTGACCCCCCAGCAGTCAATGACACCCTCCTCTCTACAGCTCTGAGtgaagtcacctctctccatgaGGACGACTTCCGGCCCCAGCCGGTCAGGGGCCCGACACTTACCCCAGTCCGGGAAATGGAACGAGGTCGGCGGTCCCCCCAGAACCCCAGGAGGTGGGAGCACGAGCCCTCAACGGAACAGCCCAGGAGCCGCtggggggctgggaggccccGGGCCCACTCTGTAGATGCTCTGGAAGATCTCAGCCGGCCAGGCTCCCCTGAATCGAGGAGGTCGCCCCCCAGCAGTGGGAGGAGAGGCCGCGCCTATGCACCCCCCAGAAGCCGCAGCCGGGACGACCTCTATTCCCAAGATGACTCAAGGGAGTCCCCCTATTCTTGGGAGCCCCACTATGATGAGCTCCGCTCGGGGCGGCGCCCGCATGCTGAGTCCAGAGCCTACGATCCCCGCTCCCGGAATCCACCGGAGGACAGCTCCAGGCCGGCGAAGCCTCTGTATGACAGGGTGCTTCTGGAAGAGGCTTTGAGGAAAAAGGGGGCCAGGGAAAGGAGGCGACCCTATATGGACGACGAGGAAGAGGAGGCCTACTACCGCTCCGAGCCCCCCCCTTACACGGAGACAGACTCGCAGGCTTCCAGAGAGCGGAGGCTGAAAAAGGTGAGCCAAGTCCCTGGGGACCCTGtctgcgcccccccacccccatctcccaaACCGCCCCATCTCCCAAACCGCCCCATCTCACAGACACCTTTCTTTTTCTGTTACAGAACTTGGCCCTGAGTCGGGAAAGCCTGGTTGTCTGATCCCATGTTTTATATGTAGCTTTTGTACGTGTGTTTTTTCTAATTTGAGAAGGGAATATTCATGGTCTTCCCCTTCCTGAACCAAATAAAATGTGTAATCGCAGGCCTGAGACGTATTTGGGtttatttttgggggggcgggCTTAATGTGTTTTGCTGCGCGGGGTGGGGAGAAGCCGggcgggtggggtgtgtgtgtgggggaggacaAGCCGCGGCGCGTGGGGGCTGTGTGGTGGCAAACACGGTTAAACATGTTAAACATGCCCAGGTGCCCCCTGCCCGGCCCCTGCCCCTTATCTGAGACCCTGCGCGAGCCGGGAAGTGCCCAGTCGGCCGGCCGTGTCCCTTTCCTCCAGCGCCGAGGACGTGCTCGACGTCGCCGCCGGCTGGCCCTGCGTGCGCGCTCCTGCCCCGCCCAGACGTGCGCATGCGCCCGCGCCTCCGCGCAGAACCGCCgggagcgcgcgcgcgcgccctcctctcccctccaacctggttcacccccacccccacccccgacctaCTTTACTGTCTCCCGGCCCGGGCGGCTGCAGACCCCTCTCCGGACCCCGCGGAGCCCCGGCCCGGCTCGCGATCCGCCCGGGCGGAGCGCGGGGTACAATAGCGGcgcgcgcgcgcccgcccgccgAGGCCCGGGCCCGGGCccgcgcgcgcccgcccgcccgccgcccaggACAGCGCGCGCGCGCTCCCCGGGGGCTGCCCTCCCCCCGCGCGCGTCGGTCCCGGgctcgcgccgccgccgccgcgtgcGCGCAGTTCAagtaaaggaggaaaaaaaaaaggggggggggtgataGAAAGCAGCGCGGCTGCAGCAGAGATCGGCCGCCGGACCGGGCCAGGCCGGGCCGCGGACGCACGGGCGGGCGGTCCCGGGGACGGGCGGTGGCCGCTCCGGGCGGGCCGTGCTGTTGTTTGCTTGGAAAGTCGCGGCGGCGGCCGCTCCGGGAAGGAGGGCGCGGGCGGGGGGCAGCCGTGCGGCGGCGTCCCGGAGCCGAGAGCCGCCTGGAGCCGGCGGTCGGGCGGAGGCAGCGGCGGCTGcaggagcggcggcggcggcggcatctCCTCCTCACATGACCCCACTGTTTGTCCCCGTGATCAGCGCGAGCGGCTCCCGTGTCTCCTCCGTCCCCTCCTGCCGCGCGGCGTGAGCGCCGGGCTAGgggccccccctgccccccgccccttcccctccctcccctcccctcccctccccccccgggCCCCtggccctccccgcccccaccccccccatggACATGCTGGACCCGGGTCTGGATCCCGCTGCCTCGGCCACCCCCGCGAACGCCGCCAGGTAAGGGCGCCAGGCCGGCCCGCGCCCAGCGCGCCGGGGCCCCGGCCCTTTGGCCTGGCGGCCGGGCGGCCATGATCCCGAGCGGCCGCTGGGCCCAGCTCAAAATGGAGGCTGCGAGGGAGGGGTGCCCGGGGCCTCCTCCTGGTGGACCCCGGCCCCCGGGGGCGCCCCTGGCTCCAGATGGAGCCGCGAGGCCCCGAGGCCTGCACCTGAGCTGAGGGCCGGGGGCGTGGACGGCGCTGACCCCCGCTCTCCTCCGCCCCCTCTGCAGCCACGACAAGGGACCCGAAGCAGAGGAAGGCGTCGAGCTGCAGGAAGGTGAGTGGGCGCGGGGCCCGCCGGAGCTGCGGCTCGCGCCCCAGGaaaggggctggggcgcctcggctCGGCCGCTgaccgcaccccccaccccccctccggcCCTCTCGGACCGACTGCAGGCGGGGACGGCCCCGGGGCCGAGGAGCAGACGGCGGTGGCCATCGCCAGTGTCCAGCAGGCGGCGTTCGGCGACCACAACATCCAGTACCAGTTCCGCACAGAGAATAATGGAGGACAGGTGAGCGGCGCGCCGTGGGTGATtggagggctgggagggggcCCCCCAGCCTGGCCCCTGCCCGAGCCCAGCGCCGGCTTCCATGCTCTGCCGCCCCCTGCAGGTGACATACCGCGTCGTCCAGGTGACTGATGGTCAGCTGGATGGCCAGGGCGATGCGGCGGGCGCCGTCAGCGTGGTGTCCACTGCTGCCTTCGCGGGGGGCCAGCAGGCTGTGACCCAGGTGGGGGTGGATGGCACCGCTCAGCGCCCAGGCCCCGCCGCCGCCTCTGTGCCCCCGGGCCCCGCAGCACCCTTTCCTCTGGTAGGTGCCCAGCAACTCCAGGGGGGATAGAGGGACacccgctttgggagccccagggggcGGAGCAAGTGGGACACTGGGCCTTCCTTCGGGCTTCCTCTCAGGCCATCTGGGCTACCGGTCTGGTTCTGCAAGGTGCATTCTTAGGCAAGCTGTCTGCACCAGGCCTCAGTTTTCCTTTCAAACGGGGCCTGATGGTAACAGGACACTaaggttaaaaatatatatatggctAAACAAGTACTTGCCAAATGACTGCCAAACTCCCAGACTCTCTGGACACATGGACACACTGGCGTCACCCAGAGATGTTTCTCGTCCACACAAAACACACCATGAACCTCAAGCATGCCAAGGGGGTGGAACTGTGGGGGAGAGATGGTTACGGTGGCCTCTGTCCCGTCCGCAGGCTGTCATCCAAAATCCCTTCAGCAATGGTGGCAGCCCGGCCGCTGAGGCCGTCAGTGGGGAGGCCCGCTTTGCCTATTTCCCAGCCTCCAGTGTGGGCGACACTACGGCTGTGTCGGTCCAGACCACAGACCAGAGCTTGCAGGCCGGaggtaaggggagaaagggggccagggcagagggcaggggcACCTACAATCCTACTAGGGAAGACATTCCCCACCCCCGGTGCCAGTTCTGTCCTTAACGGTGGCATGAAACACCCCCTCTTTGCTGCAGGCCAGTTCTATGTCATGATGACccctcaggatgtgctccagacaGGAACACAGAGGACTATTGCCCCCCGGACCCATCCCTACTCCCCGTATGTACAGCAGCCTTGGTCCCGGGGCAGGGGACAGTGGGAGGGCCGAGGCTAGGGTGAACACTTTATGCATTTGGCGTTTTGCTTCAACTTCAGTTTTGTGAGTACGGAGTGCACCCTTGTGTAGCTCTTTCTCAATGTGGGCTTGTCGCACGAAGATTTTCAAGTCGCATTGGTGGGGCTGTGGTTTAACGCTACcctccaggttagcagttcaagccccccccccctcccgccacTCTGAAAGAGaccaatgaggctgtctgtggaTGTGAAGACTtgccgtctcagaagccctacaTGGGGGCGCCATGCGTTGGAACTAGctggatagcagtgggtttggggcttagTGCTTCATAAGTAGGAAAGGGAGACCTGGTAActggtgccccccaccccaacccccctggCACCTTTTCCTTCTAGGAAAATCGATGGAACCAGAACCCCCCGGGATGAGAGGAGGAGAGCTCAGCACAATGAAGGTAAGGACCAGGTGGGGCTTCTCTGGCAGCTCAGGCCACCACCCTCGCAGGTACAGTTGGTCCTGGCATTTGGAGCCACAGATGGCTGTTCTAGCCCGCCACTGGGCATCCAGGTGCTGGTGGggatagccctggtggtgtagtggttacatgttgggctgccaaccacacagtcagctgttcaaaaccaccagctgccccgagggagaaaggaggctttTGAGCCCCATAATGAgtgagtctaccctgtcctgaagggctGCTGGGAGTCGGCATGGGTGACAGTGACTTTGGTGTTTGGCCTTTTGGGAAAGACGCCGGGGAGTGAGCAGGGAGGATGTTGGGCCTGGTGTCTGGAGCtattggggtgtggggagggcatGGACGGGCCCCGTGTTTTAACGTGTTTGGCTGCGAGTGTGAATGTGTAGCCAGGACCCCCGTTAGGAGGTTGTATACTTACATACGGATTGCCTGCCTTTCTTCCACATGAAAAATGGGGTGATCTGGCTCCCCTAGATCCATGGATCCACATAGCCAGTGCAGGAACAGAGGGCAACTCCTGGAAGTCATTCACCCTACGGGGTCCCCACTGTCTGAGGGGAGGGGACAGTCCTTCGGGGAAGCTCACATTCTCCACCCCCACGGCTACATTGGTGGGACAGGGAGCACCCCTGAGGAAGAGCACCTCTCCTTCCCATGAGCACCACACCCCGAGTTCATTCCCGCCATCACACTCTGTCCTCCCCCCACAACAGCCTTGGCAGGCCAGTGCCAGAGCTACCCTAACACCCCACTAGTGTCATCGACTGACTGAGTGTGGGCCGTGCGGCCTGTGCCGGCTCTGGGGCCTGATCTGCAGTGGCTAGGGGGCCCAGAAAAGGGTGGGCTGGGGTCTGACTGCTGAGGAAGCCAAGCCACGTGGCTGGCAGGCATGGGGGCACCCGTGTGCAGTGTATTGAGAGGACAGCTCTGGAGGTACCCCCGGAAGCCTGCAGCGCCAGGGCAAGGCCCTGGGAGTTCGGGTGAGGTGGGGCGGGCCGGGGCACTGGGCTCCAGGTGCCTTCCCAAGTTCACCCACGGCAGCTCCCAGAGTGAGGAATCAGGCCGTGGTGTGCCAGGCTTCATTCAGGTGTGCCCCCGTGCCGGGAGCTGGTTTGCGGGGACGGCGagtgtgagcttggtttggggtagCGTGAGTTTGAGGGGTCTTCGGTGAACCCCGCTCAGCAGTCCTGGTTCTGCTTGctggctgtgtgaccttaggTTGGACCTTAACTctgcacctgctttgttctttgtaCAATGGCATTGGCCCAGCTGCCCTGGAGGCTCATGgtgagacccccacccccacctctctagGTGCGGACTCCCCCTGCAGTCCTGTATCGTCCTCCCCCTACAGAAACCCCCTCTAGCAGCGTTGCTCTCACTCTCCTGGTAGGTCCTGCCCCCTCTCCTCACCTGCGGGTTATTTGAGTGGCCATCTGCCCCTTCCCCGGTGtcctcaggcaggctggctcaTATCTCTACCAAATGGCTCTGTTTAAGGTCACAGATAAGGACGCCTTCATTGCCAAATCCACGGACTTCCTTTCCTGGTTCATCTCCAAGCATCTGGTCCTGCTTCTATGTGTGtcaccccatccccccccccttttaggaATATCGCTTCTTTGTGTTCTCCCCTCTGGTTCTGCACACCTGGCATCGCCCTGGCTATTCCCAGGTGTTCCAGATTTTCCCTGGAAAGCTCGCTCTGGCTCCTGAAGCAGGGGGATCACCCgcccttcctgcctctgagagGCCAGCAGTTGCCATGAACCCTGCTCACATTCGCTCACAGCAATCCTGTCACCATCTCCCGCTGTCTTCTCTAACCCACGCCCCTCGGGAGAAGGCCCGGTAGCGCGAGTTGCGGAGAcggtggctggaagaccaccagctTTCCCAGTGCCAAACTTGCTGCCCTCCTCCCTGCAGGTTCCCGACAGCCTCTCCTACCTAGCACACACCCAGCCAGGACAGAGGCCCGGGGCCATCTTGAGGATCCGCTGTGGCCAGAGCAACCAGAAATCTAGGTCTATTGAAATCTGATCTGTTGGTGCTGTTGATGTTACTAAGTCATTGTTTtcatctgtgagtcagaatcgattcgagGGCAATGAGGTTTGGTTGGGGAAGTGGAGTGTCCAGTCAAGTGTGGCATCGGACTGCTAgtggtgaggtcagcagtttgaaaccaccagtcgctctgcggGACaaaagtggggctttctactgccgtcaagatttacagcctcggacggCCGAACTGGTGGAAGGGGATGGCGGTGCCTGTCCGAGGCTGGGCATGGCACGCCGTTGGCTCTGTGAGGGCAGAGAGGCCTGACATGGGTGCCAGCAACTCCAAAGCCCAGGGCCCGGGGCCCGGGGCCCTTCCCCTTGTTGGGGGACAGCGGCCCAGAGGCACCTGCTGCAGCAGGTACTGAAGCTCCGGTGGGGCCGGGCTGTGCCTCCCCTCGTCTTCACGCACCGCGGCTCCATGTTCTATGATGAAGACGGGATCTGCCTCATGAGGAGACCCTCGTCACCAAGAATGGGCACAAACGGGCCAAGCTGAGGCGGGTGCAAAAGAACCTGACTGCTCAGGGCCTCGTGAAGCTGGATTTCCCTATGATCCTCTGTGAAGTGTGAGTCTTCAGCAGGAAACTCCCTGGCTCAAGGTGTGGCTTCCCGGAAGAACCACCACCCGGAATAAACTCCGCTGGCCTGGAGCCTTCCGCTGGGAGGGGGCGATTGAGCCTGCCGTGTTGGCTGGGTGTTGGTCTGTGTCTGAACAAGAAGACAGAACCAACATGGCTCGGGAATGCCTGGGTCCTGCGCCCTTGCCTGGCCTGCTTGCTTCCAAGCTTGcccgggccccagccctgggagaggcTACAGCACTTTATAAGCAAGGTCTCTGCCTTCTCCCAGTCCCTGGGCTGTGGGGGCTGTACACAAGTGGGGCGCCCTTTTCCTTCACCTCCCTGGTTCCCTAGTTGAAGCGAATCAGCCATTTGCTACCTGAAATCCTCCTGTGTTGGGCAGGCTGGGGTGACACCAGCCGAATGCttcctgcccagctgtccccactCACTCCCAGCAGGATGGAGAGTTTGCTGGCAGTTGGCAGTTGAGGGGACTGGTGTGAGCATCTTCTCCTGCCACCCCTGGCTGGGCTGACCGCTACCCACTACAATAGGTGTTGCACCGGCCACCCAGTTGAGGATGCAGGCCAGGTacaggaaggggaagggcagggggtgcctggaccTACAGAGAATCGCCCCACTCCCACCTCTAACCCCCCCTGCCttcgcacccccaccccctcaccggcCCTCAGTCCACCACCCTGAGATGTGAGACAGCACCCCAAGGCCAATGCCAATGGCTTTCAGGAACCCATCCATGCCCCCGCCCCCTCGCCCCCCACCTTAGCGCCCTCAGGATCGGTCAAGGGAAAGTGCTGGAGCCCCCCGCCTTTGGTGCCCCAGGAGAGACAGAACAAAGACGGCGTAAATGTGAAGATTTGTCACCAGTCTAGTCCATGATGCTGTGGGAGCCGAGTCTGATCTCTGGAGAGACGGCTTTTGAAAATCCCTTACTGTGCAAGCTGGGGGCTTCTAGAGGCAGGGGGAGCGGCCCCAGTGGGCAGGCCCCAGGCAGGGACGCCTGCTGTGTTCTTTGTTACAgcttcaggaacccacaggggtagttctactccgtcctacgtGGTCGCTCCGAGTGTCAGactagactggatggcagtgagtaggggttggggttgggtttggtagctgcGAATTTCTCTCAAACACTAACCGACCTCCTCTTTAACGTGTCGGCTCTCTGTGGACATCCCAGGGACACTGTTTCCCAGCCTTCCGCCGAGGGTGGTGTAGTCGTGGGTTGCTCAGTGGTGGTTTTCCTGCATAGCTTTGCGTTCAGGTTTGACGTGAACTGTTAGACGGTTGGAGAACGTATTCTGCTGGGACCgccagcccttcgactttggcCATACTTAATGTATCGCCATGGAGCCCCGTAGCCCTCGGTGAAGCCATTtcaacctgccagctgctctgggggagaaagacctggccccTCTGCTTCTGTCATGATGAGAGCCTGCCACGGGGGCCAGATGGATCGAACCTACCCGGGGGCACCAGAACAGCCCTGTGGTCTCGGTTGATGAAGGTGCCCACACGCATGCGCTCGAAGGCGTGTGCATTCAGCCGTTTGTCAGAATGTTCCGGAAGCTTCGCTCCGGTCAGGTTGGCTGACGGGTGTTCAGGTTTCTGTACAGCTGTTCCCTGCTATACAGCAGGCTTCTGTTCTGCTAAGTTGCCTGTGATGTCGATCCAATGCCTCTCTTGTTTTTTTTCCAATCCCCTCTTTATGTTTCCATTGTTACAGCCTCTAATTGTCCATCTCGATCCATTCTGTTTCTACCTGTGTGCAAACAGATCTATTCTCCAGGGCAGGATTAGGAAAAACGGGCTTCCGTTACAGAGTAACCACTTCACTCGTGGGAGGTCCAGGCGAGTCTGTACCCGGAGGAGGTGGAGTTGGGGTGGGGTAGCCTTTCCAGTCAGGAAAGAAGCCGGGCTGCTGAAAGGTTACTTGGGGATGGTTTTCTGCTCTTGGACACCCCCAGGGGCGGTGCTTCCCTGTccagtggggggggtgggggctgccaaGCACCACggtccactcaatgacagtggtttgtttttctagTGAGGAGATTCAGTGAGAGCTTAGCAGCCTTTTTATTTCTCCATATATTTTGTGATACAACATCCTGCTGCTTTCCAAACCTATTGACTTTAGCCCCCCAAGAGCCAACTAACTGGACTGTCATGCGCGGGCCCATTGCCCGTCAGATAGCATCGCAAGGAGAGCCTGCGCGTCTCCGGGTGCTTGATGCCCTGGTCTTGTCACTGCTGAGACATCCGTGTTGTAGTGGCTACCTTGGGTTTAGGTGTGTACGCATGGGACCGGGTCACTGGGAGTCGTGCAGTTTTTGGGTCAGTCTGGGTGTAGGGCAGCACCGCTCTGGCACCAGTGGGGCCTT
The sequence above is drawn from the Tenrec ecaudatus isolate mTenEca1 chromosome 18, mTenEca1.hap1, whole genome shotgun sequence genome and encodes:
- the USF2 gene encoding upstream stimulatory factor 2 isoform X2, which codes for MDMLDPGLDPAASATPANAASHDKGPEAEEGVELQEGGDGPGAEEQTAVAIASVQQAAFGDHNIQYQFRTENNGGQVTYRVVQVTDGQLDGQGDAAGAVSVVSTAAFAGGQQAVTQVGVDGTAQRPGPAAASVPPGPAAPFPLAVIQNPFSNGGSPAAEAVSGEARFAYFPASSVGDTTAVSVQTTDQSLQAGGKSMEPEPPGMRGGELSTMKWNGGGGTRSTTGSSSFRKSFQIVTQTTARRERAKAASCRRPATTSASSARPTSACRRPSRKRRGCRWTMSS
- the LSR gene encoding lipolysis-stimulated lipoprotein receptor, with the translated sequence MALAPRRLSLSLGSCLVASVQGALVWLFFGTFCIAPASGIQVTVSNPYHVVILFQPVTLPCTYQVTATPTVPIVIWKYKSFCRDRIADAFSPASVDNQLNTQVASVNSGYNPYVTCDDSVRTVRVVATKQGDAVTLGDYYQGRRITITGNADLTFDQTAWGDSGVYYCSVVSAQDLKGNNEAYAELIVLDWLFVVVVSLAFFLFLLLLAICWCQCCPHTCCCYVRCPCCPDKCCCPEALYTAGKAATSGVPSIYASSTYAHLSPAKTPPPAAMIPMGPLYNGYHAGHPADFDRNSSVGGHSSQMPLLRDTDSSVTSDVRSGYRIQANQQDDSMRVLYYMEKELANFDPSRRIPPGGRVERALSEVTSLHEDDFRPQPVRGPTLTPVREMERGRRSPQNPRRWEHEPSTEQPRSRWGAGRPRAHSVDALEDLSRPGSPESRRSPPSSGRRGRAYAPPRSRSRDDLYSQDDSRESPYSWEPHYDELRSGRRPHAESRAYDPRSRNPPEDSSRPAKPLYDRVLLEEALRKKGARERRRPYMDDEEEEAYYRSEPPPYTETDSQASRERRLKKNLALSRESLVV
- the USF2 gene encoding upstream stimulatory factor 2 isoform X1 translates to MDMLDPGLDPAASATPANAASHDKGPEAEEGVELQEGGDGPGAEEQTAVAIASVQQAAFGDHNIQYQFRTENNGGQVTYRVVQVTDGQLDGQGDAAGAVSVVSTAAFAGGQQAVTQVGVDGTAQRPGPAAASVPPGPAAPFPLAVIQNPFSNGGSPAAEAVSGEARFAYFPASSVGDTTAVSVQTTDQSLQAGGQFYVMMTPQDVLQTGTQRTIAPRTHPYSPKIDGTRTPRDERRRAQHNEVERRRRDKINNWIVQLSKIIPDCNADNSKTGASKGGILSKACDYIRELRQTNQRMQETFKEAERLQMDNELLRQQIEELKNENALLRAQLQQHGLETVGDGARQ